From the genome of Chloracidobacterium sp.:
CGTGGCGTGGGCGCCGGAAATCGAGTTTGCGTTCGCACCCGGACACACCGTGGAGATCGAGATTCCCTTTGAAGGCGGCCACGCAGAGGCTTTCAAATTCGGTCTTCAAGGCACGCTTGGGACGTTTCGCCGCCGACGCTCCATCCACGGATGGCAAGCGTTGGTGGAACGCGCCCGTAGGGGGAAAGACCTACAACTTGACGCACTGCATCTGGCCGGGCACCGGCTCGGTCAACACTGGTCGGTGCTGACGATGCAGGGGATGCGCTGGCACCGTACCGCCGCCGAACCGCGCAGCGCCGTCAAAGGCGTGTTCAATCCGACGGTTTTCCGTGAGGTTTCGGAACGTCTTGTGCTGGGACTGGAAACCAACCTTGCCGTCGGGGCTAAACGCCGGGCTGACTGGGTGGTGCTGCCGCAAGCTCAGGTTGAATGGCGACGCTATTCGTTCCTGATGGGCTTCGGCGCGCAGCGCGCCCCGGACGGCCGGGTGCGGCCGACGCCGGCTTTTCGGCTGGTGCGCACCATCGGCGGCGGGCATTGATGTGCGGCGCATTCACGCCGGCGACCAAGTCTGCAACGCCTGCTTTAGAGCGGCCGGTGAAACGGCGCGCTGCGCGAGAATGGCGGTCGCCGGCGACGCCGCAACGCCGGTGAAGGACTCCGGCGCAATAACCACAATCGGCAGCGCGCGCCAGTCGGGATTGCGGCGCACCCGCCGGTAAGTGTCGCCGATATGGGTCGGCGTGCCGGCCAAAATGATGGCGTAGGGTGGGTCAAGCATCAGCGCCGCCAGCGTCGCGTCACCGTCCGACGCCGCACTGGTTTGGTAGCCGGCCTCCTGACAGCAAGTGGTCAGCGTGGAACACAAGCGTTCATCATCGCAGGCCACGACCACCGCCGGGGTATGGCTGAGCGCCGCCGGTGCGGGTGCGCCAAAAAGCACGTCTTCCAGCTTCCGATGCGCCCCGGAGATGGCGTTCAGTTTTGTGAAGTCGTCAAGGCGCGACTGGAGGACGGCGACCGTCTCCCGGTATGTGCTCTGAAGCAGGGCTAAGCGTTGGCGGAGTGTCGCATTTTCGGCTTCGCGTTGCGCCAGCGACGCCCGCAACCGCGCGACTTGTTCCTCTGGAGAGCTTGGCATTGCCGGGGGAGAGGCCTCTTGTTCCGTGGACGGCGACGCCCGCCGACTTTCAGCTAGCCGGGCCTCTAGGTGGTCAATCGTCTTACGCCAATCGGCCCGTTCCGCCAGCAAAGCCTCCATGCGCTGCATCAAGGCAGCGCGGGCGACCTCGCTTGTCGCCAGCGAGCGTTCCAGCGCGTCAATGTGGGATTCAAGCAAACTTACGGCCTGCGCCTGCCGGTCGGCTTCCGTTTGGGCGGCTTTGAGCGCCATCTCCATGGCTTCGGAGTCTTTGATGAGGCGCGCCTGTTCCTCATGTGAGGCGATGACTTCCGAAAGCAACGTCGCAGTGCGTTCTTCAAGTTCTGTTGCAGTACGTTCTGCAGCTTGGCTGCGGGCGATGGCATCAGCCAGCATTTGCTGGGTGGCTTCAAGGTCTTGACGCAAGGCTTCAGCGTGATGTTGGGCGTCAAGCCGGGACTGCTGCGCAGCTGCCGCCTCTTCCCTCAACGCTGCCAATTGCGCCGCCAGTTGCTCTGCCTCAGCCGCTTGTGCAGCCTGCGCCCGTTCCGCTTCCGCAAGCAACGTTTCCAACTGGGCGATGCGTTCCAGCATTTGGCGTTGCGACGCTTCAGTCTGCTGCTCTAGCTCGGTGAGCGCCTGTTCAGCCGCGTAGCGCGCTTGCCTAGCAGTTTCCAACTCACCCTCAAGTTCGTGGACACGCACCAGTGTTTCGGCATGCTGGTGCGCGGAACGGTCGGCTCGTTGACGGGTTTGGCGTAGGTCCGTTTCTAGCAGCTCCACCCGTGCTCTGAAGAGATCGCGCTCCCGCAGCGCTGTCGCCTGCTCCTGACTCAGCGCTTCACAGCGCGCCAATGCTTCCTGCGTCGCTTGACGCGCTTGTTCGGCGGCGCTTTCCAAGTGTCGGTAAAGCTCCGTCAAGCGCGCATACTCCGATTCAAGCGCCGCTAACTTTTCCTGAAGTTGCGCCGCCTGCGCCTCAGCCGTCTGACGCGCGGCGGCGGCTTCCTGCAAAGCAGCATGTAAGCCCTGCGCTTGCACCTCCAGTTCGGCGATTCGCTCGACAGCGGACTGCTGCGCCTGCGCCAGTTGCTCGTAGTCCTGCACAAGCCGGGTGTAGCGGTCGTTTTGCGTCGCTTCAGCCGCCGACAACGCCTGTTCACGCGCCTCAAACTGCTCGGAAAGCAGTTGCCATTTGAGGAACGCGGCAGACAGCTTGGCTAGGCGGAGTAGCGGTGCGGCCGTCTGAGGCGGCGCGGCGACGACCACCGCCACGGCGCGCACCTGTTGCCGCAACATCGGGACGACTAACCCGCCCTCTGATGGATTGACAAGCATCTTCGCCGCCGCCGCGCCCAGCGGCTCAACCTGCCCTTGCTCCAGAGCGCGAAACAGCTCCGGCGCATCGGCGGGGGAAAATGACCGGGTGGACAGATCGGGGGCAAAAGCGTCTGCGCCTTGGACGGCGCGGACGGCAAGGGTGTCACCGTCTAACACTAGCAGCGCCGCGCCGACAGCTCCGCTGAGCCGACAGAGTTGAGACAGCGTTTCCGGAGCAAAATCTTCTAAACGCCGTACACCGGCCAAGTCATCAAGCGCCGACAGCACGGTTTCCGCCGCCGCGGCCGCCGAAATCTCCTCCGAGGCCGCCTCAGAAGCCACCGGGGCGACGGTAATGAAGCCAGCAGGATCGCCGTCCTCATCGCGGAGGGCGGTCAATGTGGCGCGTTCGACAAAGATGTGACCGTCCTGATGTCGGCGGCGAAGTTCACCAGTGTAAGCGCCCTGTTCCAAGGCCTGCTGGTAGATTTTTGCAGTCTGTCCACTCTGCCAATCTTCTAGCGGGTGCAGCTTATCGGCCGTCGCCCGCCCGACAACCTCTTCAGGAGCATAGCCATAGGCGCGGCGTGCGCCTTCGTTGAAGGCTAAGATGTTGCCGTCTAGGTCCTCGATGACTATGGCGCGGTCCGTGGAATGCGTCAGGACGGCTGTCAGCAGGCGCGCTCGTTGGTCTAACTCCCGCGACTTGTCGCGAACGGCGGCGTCGGTGCGTTGGACGCGATTGGCCAGTTCGGCGACGCGAATTGCTGCTGAGGCGGCGGCGGCATAGACGGCGCACAGTTCAAAATCCGCCGGTGTGAACATCCGTGCGCCAAAGACGGCCAGCAGCCCCAAGACACGGTTTTCAACCCGCAATGGATGGGCGATGAAGGAAACTACGCCTTGCGCGTTGGCAGCGTGTGGGTCAAGCAGCATGGCCGCTGTCGAGGGCGGTGGCGCCCAAGTCACAATGCCGCCGCGCGCCAGTTGTTCACCAGAAAGCACGGTCAGCGGCGCCCGGCGGTAAGCAGCGTCCACCGGGGCGCCAAAGTTTGCCTTGAGATGCAGACAGCGCCGCTTGTCGGGACAATCAGCGGCCCAACGACACGTTTGGCATAAGTCGCCGCGCCGGATAAGCCATAGCCGGGCGCACACCGCCGCAAGGCTTTCCACCACCCGCTGCCCCACCGCCGCAAGCAGCCGGTCAAGGTCCTGTGGATGTTGGAGTTGGTGGGCGATCGGTTCGAGAATCTCGCGCATGACAACGAATGTGGCGGATTTTTCAGCGACGCTCGTCCTGTTTTTCAGACCAGCTTTTCAGGCCGGCGACGGCTCACTACGCGCCAGCCGCTCAAAGTAGGGGCGTAATCGCGCATACGTGGTCGGTAGTTCTTCCGGAAGCACCCGTGTTTCCCCAATTGTGGTCATGAAGTTGACGTCGCCAAACCAGCGCGGCATGACGTGCATGTGGAGGTGATCCGCAATGCCGGCGCCGGCCGCCTGTCCAAGGTTCATCCCGATGTTGCACCCCATGGCACGGTACTCTTGTGTGAAGATTTCCGTCAGCCGCCGGGTCAGGTCAAACATCTCGTAGCCCACCTCAGGGGCGAGCCCTGTCAGTTTCCCGACGTGGGCGTAGGGGACAATCATCGTATGACCATTGATGTAGGGGTGGATGTTGAGGATGACGAAGTTATACCGCCCGCGGTAAAGAACAAAGTTTTCTTCGTCGCGCGTTTCCGTAGAGATGCGACAAAATGGACAGGCGGTGGATGATTCACCATCTTGACGCTCCAGCCCGGCGATGTAACGGTAACGCCACGGACTCCACAGCACGTCCATAGGACGCCTCCCCTGGAAGTTTCCCCACCGCTTCAGACCGCCGTTGGAAGCCAAGTGCCGTCCACCGTCAGGCCTCCGAAGGAAGTGGTGCCTGATTGATCAACTCACGCAGCTCTTTACCCGGCTTGAAGTAAGGGACGGCTTTGGCAGGGATGTCAACCGCGTCTCCAGTTTTGGGATTGCGCCCGCGCCGTGAGTTCCGTTGTCGAATGCGAAACGAGCCAAAGCCGCGCAGTTCGATTTTTTCACCGCGATTCAGGGACTCAATAATCGCCGCGAAAACTTCGTCAACAACAACTTCGGCGTCCTTCTTCGTCAAGTCGGCGGCGCGCGCCACCTCTTCCACCAGTTCGGCCTTCGTCATAGTCAGCCTCGCCCAGCCCTGAACGGGGGTTTGTGTTGTTGGTGAACGTTCCAGAAGCTTTGCGGTACTTTGTGATGATGAGACGCTACCAGAGTCAGCCCAACTTCGGCAAGTCTTCCAAAACGTTTACTTTACGGAAAAAACGCACCTACCCGCCGTCTTGTTTCTGAATCGGCTTCGCCCTAGCGCGCCCCCCCCACATAGATGCGCTAAAGACGTACCCACGACAGCGGCGGGGCACCTGGGTTGGTATGTTTTGTGCCCGCCCAGGTCGTGACGCGACATCCTTGAGCCTGAAGGCACTCTGCCTCACGCCGCCAGCCAGCAGGCGACTTGATGACCGTCGCCAAGGTCGCGGAGTGGCGGGACCGCATGACGGCATTCCTCAACTGCGATTGGACAACGCGGATGAAATCGACAGCCCGACGGCGGCGACAGCGGGCTGGGGATGTCACCAGCCAAAGGGGCGCGCACCTTCCTTCGAGTTGGATCAGGAATAGGAATGCTTTCCAGCAACGCCTGCGTGTATGGGTGACGCGGCTGGGCAAACAGGCGGCGGGACGGGGCGATTTCAACAAGCTTCCCCAAGTACATCACACCAACCTGCGTACAAAAATGCTCTACAACAGCCAGCCCGTGTGAAATGAATAAGTAGGTCAGTCCAAACTGCTCCCGTAAATCGGCCAGCAAGTTGATGACCTGCGCCTGTACCGAAACGTCAAGGGCCGAAACCGGCTCGTCCGCCACGATGAATTTCGGCTCCAGCGCCAGCGCGCGCGCAATGCCGATGCGCTGGCGTTGTCCGCCGGAAAACTCGTGCGGATACCGGTTTGCATAGTCGGGATCAAGTCCGACAAGGCGAAGTAATTCAGCGACCCGTTCACGCCGTGATTGCGGGTTGCCGACGCCATGAATGATTAGCGGTTCAGCAATGGCGTCGCCAACACGCATGCGCGGGTTGAGCGATGCATATGGGTCCTGAAAGATGATTTGCATGTCGCGGCGCATGCGACGAAGTTCCAAGGTTGTGAGTCGCAGCAGGTCGTGTCCTTGAAAGACAACGCTTCCACTGGACGGCTCGATAAGCCGCAAGACGGCGCGCCCGACGGTCGTTTTGCCGCAGCCGGATTCACCGACGAGTCCGAAGGTTTCGCCGGGTTGCAGCACGAAGCTGACGTCGTCAACGGCTTTGACCAAGCCGCCGGAGACCGGAAAGTGCTTGGCAAGCCGCTCCACCTGAAGCAATGGCCGGTTGGCGGGCGTCACGGGTGATTACTGAGGAAAAACCAACTTGTACTTGAAACACTACGGCGAGGCCAGCAGTGAGACCTTCGCCGAACTCAGCACCTGCGTCAAGAGCGCATAACTGCGAGCGTAAATGCCGGGATGTTCACTTTCGCGCGGGCCGGCGATATTGAGGCGAAGCGGCCGGACACGATGAATCCACTCAAAGGCCAACCGTGGGGCGTCCCGTAGTTGGAGCGTGATCAGCGCGCAGGGCCGGCGCAGCCGGAGCGCACACTGCAGCGTGAAATATGTCCCGCCGCAGAGTTCATCCTCAACAATGATCAGCGTGGCATGGCTGTCGCGGACGTTCCATTCAGTACGCTGCTCAGGATCGGCTTCCGGGGTTTCGATCAGTGGATACTCCAGCGGCAACGGGCCGTCCTCGGCCCAGCGTCCCTTGGGACACCAGCCCGTACAAGCCAACCCGACTTGGCGGGCTGCATCGAGCGCTGCACGGTCAACGCCGGTTTGTCCGCCCGAAACAATCACCAAAGGTGACACCAGAGAGGACGACACGGGGAACAATGGAGAAGCGGTTGTCATCTTGTGGAGGACATCAAGTCGTGAGTCGGCGATAAATGCCCGGCAGTTTCTCCGGCAGGCTGAGAACGTCGTCAATGACCGTATAACCAACGTCGCCGTAAAGCTCTTTGAGTTCACGGTCGGCGTCGCGCTCGATGGTAATGCAAAACGGGGTAATGCCCAACTGACGCGCGTCACGGAGCGCCTGCTTGCTGTCCTCACGCGCATAGCGGGCGTCGCCGTAGTCGTGGTCATAGGGGCGACCGTCGGACAGCAAAATCAAAAGTTTGGTGCGGGCTTCACACGCGCCGAGTTTCCAAGCGGCATGACGCACCGCCGCGCCCAGCCGCGTGTTGTTTTGGTAGTTGATGCCGCCGATGCGCGCCTCAATATCGGCGTCGTAGCGTTCGTCAAAGTCCTTCACCACGTAGAACCGGACATTGCGCCGGCCTTCACTCGTAAAACCGTAAATCGCATAGCTGTCGCCGACCGCCTCAAGGGCCTCGTTCATAATGACCAGCCCCTCTTTTTCGATGTCAATAATGCGCCGACCCGGACGGCTGTAGGGCATCTGGGGATGGCGCGTCATGGTGCGCGCCGTCGAACTCGACATATCGAGGAGAAACGCGACGGCGACGTTTCGACTACGCCGCAGGTGCTTGATGTACAATCTGTCGTCGCCAGACAGCCCTGCGCGCCGGTCAATGCGCCGGTCAATGACGGCGTCAAGATCAAACGCCTCACCGTCCACCTCGCCGGTAATGCGGCGTAGGGCCTCCGGTTTCATCAGTTGGAACTGATGGCGGATGGAAGCGATAAGCCCTTGGTGACGAGCGCGCGTCATCTCCACAAACGTACGAGTGCCGGCTGTCGGCCGCCGTTCGACGACGCGACACCAAGCAACGCGATAGTCGCCTAGTTCACGGTCCCACTCGTCGTAATAAAACGCGCGGTCGGTCGCTTCGAGCTGTTGTTCATGGGCCGCCGCGCCTTCGCGCAGCCATTGCGCCGCCGCGTTCTCTAAAGAGAGAGTGGCGTGTTCCTGTGCCCAACTTTCAAAGCTGTGTCCCGGCTGCGGCGGCGCCGCCGAAGTCGTCGCCGAGCGCGGTTCAGCTTCAGCGGCTTCAGAGGCGTCAGCTTCGGCGGGCGCGTCGTCCGGTTGGCGGCCGACTTGGGTCAGCATCGCTTCCGCCGTATCCGCGCGCTGAAACTGCTCGATAAGTTCGTAAACGCGCCGGGTCGCCAACAGCGTATCGGTTATCTCGGCAGTCGGCGTGTCAAGGTAGGTTGTGGTAATGTACTCCAGAGGCGTCACCACCTCCGACAGCCGCCGGCGCGTTTCATCGTCTACACCGCCGCAGAGCGCAATCCGAAACAGAATCTCCGTCCACTGCTGCGCCGGCGGCAGTTGCAGAATGTCCGGGCGTGTGGCGCGCAAGCGTGCGGCGATGAAATCCAAATCACGGCGGATGCCACGGTAAGCGCGGCGTAAGCGGCGGTCGATCCGCGCGTTTTCAAGAATGGTAAACAACCGCATCGCCGTTTCCGGGTCGGGGAACTGCCGGAGCACCGTGCGGTAGGTGACCGGTCCGGCCAGCGCCGGGCGCGCGCCAACAGCGTCGAAGGCTCGCTGGAAATCGCGGTGGAGCGCTAAGAGCGCCGGGGTGTCGGCGTGATGTGTGCCGTACTCAATCTGTCCCGCGCCATGAGCAGCAAGCACTTTATAAAGCCGGAAGTTGGATTCCTCGTCCTCAAAATCATTTACGCGGCTCGGCAGATGAATCACTCGACCGTCGCCAATCGGCATCTGTTCCGGCGTACCGGAAAGCGGGGCAATGGTGACGGAATGGCCGGTCAAGCCCTCAACATACAGGCGCAGGACGGCGGCAACGGTTTCCAGTGCGACGCCGCCTGGCTGTGGCCCGCCGTCTAGCGTCTCGCGGCTCGTGCGTGACTGCAAACCGTAGTATGCCTGTATGGCGCGACTATCCCGGCGGCAGTGGGTAAGACCGGCCAGCGCCCAGCTACGAAAGCGCTCAATGCTGGTTTGGCGAAGCGCCAGTGGGGCGGACTTGAAACATTCCAGCGCTGCGAGCCGGTCAAGTCGGTCAAGCTCTCGCACGGTTTCACACAGCAGCGTAAACGCCGCTGGGAGACTTTGCCCGGAAGTCGTTTCCGCCAGCGCACCGACGACTTCCGGCGTCAGTTTCAAGAACTGATAACTGTTGGTGTTGCCCTGCGCGCACATCGTAAGCGCCAGCGGTCGCCAGGCGTCATAGCCATGGCGGTCGGTTTGCTGGACGACCGCCGTCGCCGCACGCAGATAGTGCAGCGCTAAGCTTCCGCCGCGCTCCAAAAACGCCTGCGTGTGTTCAAGCAGTATCCCGAGATGCGCATGCGTGCGGTCAGTGAGGAAGTCTGGGATGGCAAGGAAAAACTCGGCGGCCGTTCCACCAGCCCGGTAGGTAAAGGCGGCGGCCAGTTCAATCAAGCGATTGAGCAGGGCGTGGTCAGGGGTGTCAAACGCTCGAATGTGAGCAACGACAGCGGGCGACCGGCGTAGCATGTCCTGACTGTGCCGTACCGAGTGGCGGGCGACTTCGCTCACAATCACCAGTAGTCGGTGGAGCGCCGGCGTCCCTTCCATTTGCGCCACGACCGATGGGAACAACTTGAAGGTCTCAACCGCTGCGCGGGTGGAGAGCGTTCCTTGCCGCGTCGTCAGCAAAATCGCGCTCAATCGGTACGCCGCCGGCAGAGCCTCCAGCACTTGTGGACTAGCCTGGAAAAAGTTGTACGCCGCTTCGACGTTGGTCGCCGCCAAACGCTTGCCGCACTCACCCCATGCCTGAAGTTCCCGCGAGGTCAGTTGCGCCGCCACCTCCGGCGTCACCCGAAAAAACTCTAGCGCCGTACGGGGCGATAGCCCGGCCAAGCCGGCGCCGATGCCGGTGAGAAACAGGAGGCGTTCCGTAGGAATGCCGGCCAATCGCGGTGCGATTTGTTCCGCTTCAGCGGCGTCATGGCCCTTGAACAACTGTCGGAGCTTGGCTCTGAGCTGAGACTCGGCCATAACCCACCTCGCCCTCACAGGGCGTTCGTCGCCGGAGATGAAGGCGCAGGCGGCGTCTCGTCTGGGTGCGCCGCCGCCAAGACCGCCGCGACTGCTTGAAACCGCTTCTCAAAGGCAAGCCGGTTGCGGTTGGTGTTGCCGGCCAAACTGATGCGCGTCGTTCCATCAGGCAGCGGCTCAATGAGAATCCACAGCCGTTGGTGCGCAAAGAAAAAAACCAGCCACAGCGCTACGATCAACAGCGCCGAACCAACGTAAACGGTCGTTACGCCGGGGTCGTACTGAACCTGCAAAACATGCCCGCTCGACACCTTCTCAAAGTCGGTCATAACCACGCGCAGGTCTCCGACTTCGGTTTTGGCCCTAAGAAACGGCGCGTCGCCAAGCGTCTCCAAAACTTCAGGGGAAAAAGCGTAGAGCTGACGCGGGTTGTCACCCAAAACATCCAGCACGGCCATCGGCCGCCGGTACTCACCGCTCGCGCTCCCAATGCGTCCGCCCTGAAAGGTCACGTCCGGGATGAAATCCGCCAACCGAACGCGGCCAAGACCAGGAATGTCGGTCGGCTCCCGGCGCACGACGTATGTCGCACCGGTGTCGCTTCCGGCAGGACGCAGCGCAATCGTGACTGTCCGCGCACTGCCAAAGTTATCAAAGCTGGCTTGAAAGAAACGATAACCCCGGTAGTCAAATGGATGGTTGAGGTGAATGTGCGCGGGAATTTCAACTTGCCGCTCCGTGTCCTTGATGAGAACCCGCGTATGCCAATCAAGGGTGTTAGACGCACTGAGGTCTGGCTTGCGCGGGTCAAGCAGGTTTTGTTCGATGTCCGTACACACCAGTGTAAACGGCATCGCAAATTCCTGAACCGGTTCGTTCGGCGCACCAAAGGTCACAAACGTATTCACCGCCTGCCCCGGAACCATCCGCGTCGTCCCTTTGTGACCGAACAGACCGCCAACTAGTGCGCCAGCGAAGATCGTCAGCAGCGCAAGATGAACGCCATAAGCCGTCAGCCGGTTCCACGCATGGCACTCCGTCAGGACCGTCAAGCTGCCGTCGCGTGGATTGACGGTTTCGATGACGCGGTACACCGCGCCAATCGGAAGCAAGCGGTAAAGCCACGGCCGAAGCTGCGCCGCCGCCGTCGCCTTGAGCGCCGCCGCCGTCTCCGCCTTAGCGACGACGACCTGTTGAAACGGCTGGCGGCCGACAAACGCCTGATTGATTTTGACGACCGGCTTGCGGACATAACGCCACGCCGCCGGGAAGTAGTCAAGCGAGGCCAAAATGATGTTGAGACTGACGGTGAGTAGCAACAGGTTGAACCAGCGCGTGTGGTAGATGTCAAACAGCCCCAAAAACTCGTACAACTCGCGCTCCGCCGGCAGCAGACTGGCGTAGTACTCCGTAAAGCCGCTCGTCCCCTTTTGAATAATGACCGTCCCCAGCGCTGAAGCGACAATCAGGACGGCGAGAAGAAAAACCCCAACCTTGACGGAGCTGAGAAAGCGCAGCACAGCATTCAACGCCCGTTCCGCTGGCGACCGACGTGAGCCAGACGGGAACGGCCGCGGTGGCGGCTGTGATGGCGACGGCACCGCGGCAGGTGCCGCTTCAGTAGTGGCGTTGGGTGTTTCAAGGGAAACGGCCATAAGGCTTACGAGATAGAAAAGTGTCGTCGCCGGTGGGGTCAGGCGGCGATATACGGCGCAGTAGGCGAATTATTGGCGTTGCGCCTAAGCGAGGTCAAGGCAAGGCTACGCTCATAAACAGACCGCCTTGTCTACCGCTTTGGAAGACGCTGCGGCAGGCCTAAGTCAGGCTAGGCAGGCGTTGGTCGGCTTGGTATGATGCCGACCAATCAGCAGCGAATCCCAAAAATCACTGTTTTGCGCGCCGGCCCGTCCCCAAGATCGGGGCGGCGACTTTGTTGACGGCCATGAAAAAAGCATTCCGTGTGAGCAGACGGCGCAGGTCCTCCACGACCGAACGCGGCGAGGGACAGGCCCAACTGATTGGCGTTCTAGCGGTCGTCGCCATCATCGGCTTCATCCTGTTCAAGACCTTGCCCGTTTACTGGCGCGAACAAAACGTCAAAAATGAACTTGCCGAAATGGCGCGCAAGTATGCCATCGGGGCCAGAGGTTATACGAACGAAAAAGAACTTGAAACCCAGTGGAAGAAAATCAGTGATGAGTTTCAAGTTCCTGAAGACGCGAAATTTACATCGAAGCGACAGGGCGGCAAGGTGATTCTCAACGTTCAATATACGGAGCCGATTAACTTTCTGGTGTACACCTACAATTGGGAAGTCAACGCCGAGGCGTCGGACGCGACGGGGCGGTACTGAGTGAGCGTCACCGCCGTATGCTGTTTGACTATGTTAACGACCGGCTTTTTTTTGGTCTCAACCGGCGCGTTTGTCTGGCGGAAGTCGTCGAATCGCTGGAAGAGCCGTGCTACCTCTACGACCTGCGCCACTTTACGCAGCGTTACCACGAGTTTAGGGCGGCGTTTGCCGACCTGCGACATACAATTCACTATGCAGTAAAGGCGAACGCCCATCCGGTTTTCCTACGGCGGGTCGTCGAACTGGGCGGCGGCGCGGATGTCGTGTCGGGCGGCGAGTTGCGGCGGGCGCTCGATTGCGGCGTCCCGCCGGAGCGCATCATCTTTTCGGGCGTCGGCAAGTCGCAGGCGGAACTGCGGCTGGCGCTGGCGTCCGGCATCAAACAAATCAATGTGGAGTCCGTCGGCGAGATGCGCCGCATCATCGCCTTAGCGGAGGCGCTTGACCGACCGGCCCGGGTGGCGTTCCGGTTTAATCCATCCGTGAACGCCGAAACCCATCCCTACATTGCAACCGGCTTTCGGAATCACAAATTCGGCATTGACGCCGAAGCTGTGATGGCGTGCTTGGCGCTGGCCGAGCAGGCCGCCGGCCGAGTGCAAGTCGTCGGCGTGTCTTTGCACATCGGCTCCCAGATCGTTGACGTCGAGAACTTCGCCGAAGCCTTGCGAAACACGCGCCCGTTGGTGACCGCGCTGCGTGAGCGCGGCTTTCCGCTCGCCACGTTCGACGTCGGCGGAGGCTTCGGCATTCACTACGACACCGGGGATGAAACCCGCGAGCTGTCGAACTTTGCGCGCTATGCTGAGGTAGTGCGGCGCAACGTGCAGGACTTAGCGGACGAAATTCTCTTTGAGCCGGGCCGCTTTCTGGTGGCGCGGTGCGGCATCCTGCTGGCCCGCGTGGAGTATGTCAAGATGACGCCCTACAAAACCTTTGTCATTGTCAACACCGGCATGCACCATTTGATTCGGCCGGCGCTCTACCAAGCGCGCCATCGGATTTTGCCGGTGGTGCGTCGTCCGACGCCCGTGCGCACGGTGGATGTGGTCGGGCCGCTGTGCGAGTCGTCCGATTTTTTGGCGCAGGGCATCGAACTGCCGGAAGTGTGGGAAGGCGACTGGCTGGCGATCGCCGACGCCGGCGCTTACGCGCGGAGTATGGCGAGCGAATACAACCTGCATCCCTTCCCTGACGAACGTTTCATCGTAGAATAACCATCCGGCGGGCGTCGTCCTTTGGGCGCGCAGGCGTCCACGCCCGCATCACGCCGTATGTTGGCGGGCGGAAAAAACCGTGTTCCAAGCAGGCGGCGGATTTATGTGAGGAAGCCGGGCATGGTTTGTGCGCAAGGGCTGCGCTGGTTGGTCGGGGTGCTGGTGGTTGTCGCCGCATTGGGAGCAGGATGGGCGTCGTCTTCGGCGCAGAGCGGTCGGAAGCGTGAGACGCCGCCCCGTCGGTATGAACCGCCCAAGCCGAAGTCCGAGCCGCCAGCCGAGCCGTCCACGACGCCGCCCGCCGAACCGGCGCGGCCGCGCGTCGTTACACCGCCGGAGGAAACCGGCGTCCCCGCTTCCCAGGCGGAAGACACGCTCAACATTCAAACCCAGCTTGTTTCAGTGCCTTTCGCCGTTGTGGACAAGCGCAACCGCTACATCAACAACCTGACGGCGCAGGACATTCAAGTGCTGGAAAACGGCAAGCCGCAGGAAATCTTTTCATTTACCCGCGAAAGCGACCTGCCGCTGACCTTCGCCTTGGTGTTCGACATCAGCGGTAGTCAGCAGTACAGCATCGCCGAGCAACGGGCGGCCGCCAAAGCGTTTCTCCGTCAGGTGCTGCGACCGGAAAAAGACCTAGCCGGCGTTGTGAC
Proteins encoded in this window:
- a CDS encoding VWA domain-containing protein, which produces MAESQLRAKLRQLFKGHDAAEAEQIAPRLAGIPTERLLFLTGIGAGLAGLSPRTALEFFRVTPEVAAQLTSRELQAWGECGKRLAATNVEAAYNFFQASPQVLEALPAAYRLSAILLTTRQGTLSTRAAVETFKLFPSVVAQMEGTPALHRLLVIVSEVARHSVRHSQDMLRRSPAVVAHIRAFDTPDHALLNRLIELAAAFTYRAGGTAAEFFLAIPDFLTDRTHAHLGILLEHTQAFLERGGSLALHYLRAATAVVQQTDRHGYDAWRPLALTMCAQGNTNSYQFLKLTPEVVGALAETTSGQSLPAAFTLLCETVRELDRLDRLAALECFKSAPLALRQTSIERFRSWALAGLTHCRRDSRAIQAYYGLQSRTSRETLDGGPQPGGVALETVAAVLRLYVEGLTGHSVTIAPLSGTPEQMPIGDGRVIHLPSRVNDFEDEESNFRLYKVLAAHGAGQIEYGTHHADTPALLALHRDFQRAFDAVGARPALAGPVTYRTVLRQFPDPETAMRLFTILENARIDRRLRRAYRGIRRDLDFIAARLRATRPDILQLPPAQQWTEILFRIALCGGVDDETRRRLSEVVTPLEYITTTYLDTPTAEITDTLLATRRVYELIEQFQRADTAEAMLTQVGRQPDDAPAEADASEAAEAEPRSATTSAAPPQPGHSFESWAQEHATLSLENAAAQWLREGAAAHEQQLEATDRAFYYDEWDRELGDYRVAWCRVVERRPTAGTRTFVEMTRARHQGLIASIRHQFQLMKPEALRRITGEVDGEAFDLDAVIDRRIDRRAGLSGDDRLYIKHLRRSRNVAVAFLLDMSSSTARTMTRHPQMPYSRPGRRIIDIEKEGLVIMNEALEAVGDSYAIYGFTSEGRRNVRFYVVKDFDERYDADIEARIGGINYQNNTRLGAAVRHAAWKLGACEARTKLLILLSDGRPYDHDYGDARYAREDSKQALRDARQLGITPFCITIERDADRELKELYGDVGYTVIDDVLSLPEKLPGIYRRLTT
- a CDS encoding cytochrome c biogenesis protein ResB; the encoded protein is MLRFLSSVKVGVFLLAVLIVASALGTVIIQKGTSGFTEYYASLLPAERELYEFLGLFDIYHTRWFNLLLLTVSLNIILASLDYFPAAWRYVRKPVVKINQAFVGRQPFQQVVVAKAETAAALKATAAAQLRPWLYRLLPIGAVYRVIETVNPRDGSLTVLTECHAWNRLTAYGVHLALLTIFAGALVGGLFGHKGTTRMVPGQAVNTFVTFGAPNEPVQEFAMPFTLVCTDIEQNLLDPRKPDLSASNTLDWHTRVLIKDTERQVEIPAHIHLNHPFDYRGYRFFQASFDNFGSARTVTIALRPAGSDTGATYVVRREPTDIPGLGRVRLADFIPDVTFQGGRIGSASGEYRRPMAVLDVLGDNPRQLYAFSPEVLETLGDAPFLRAKTEVGDLRVVMTDFEKVSSGHVLQVQYDPGVTTVYVGSALLIVALWLVFFFAHQRLWILIEPLPDGTTRISLAGNTNRNRLAFEKRFQAVAAVLAAAHPDETPPAPSSPATNAL
- the lysA gene encoding diaminopimelate decarboxylase — translated: MLFDYVNDRLFFGLNRRVCLAEVVESLEEPCYLYDLRHFTQRYHEFRAAFADLRHTIHYAVKANAHPVFLRRVVELGGGADVVSGGELRRALDCGVPPERIIFSGVGKSQAELRLALASGIKQINVESVGEMRRIIALAEALDRPARVAFRFNPSVNAETHPYIATGFRNHKFGIDAEAVMACLALAEQAAGRVQVVGVSLHIGSQIVDVENFAEALRNTRPLVTALRERGFPLATFDVGGGFGIHYDTGDETRELSNFARYAEVVRRNVQDLADEILFEPGRFLVARCGILLARVEYVKMTPYKTFVIVNTGMHHLIRPALYQARHRILPVVRRPTPVRTVDVVGPLCESSDFLAQGIELPEVWEGDWLAIADAGAYARSMASEYNLHPFPDERFIVE